In Oryza sativa Japonica Group chromosome 1, ASM3414082v1, the genomic stretch AGTCTAATCCAGACTTAATTAGCTGAGATGCAAGTACTATTCAGTTTGATTGATGCAACAAAATGCAGTTCAAGCAGCTAGCTGGAGTGAGAGTGATCGACCTGAAGTATGGAGAGGCAGTGTTATCCTTGACGGTGGGCACGGCTGCGATCTTGCCGAGGACGTCCATGCCGTCCACGACCCTCCCGACCACCAGCGCCGACGCGTCCAGCTCCGGCGCGTCGCCGGTGGTGATGACGAACTCGGTGCCGTTGGGCACCACGCCCACCTGCTCCTGGTCGACCTCCAGCttcccgccgcgcgccaccagCTTGGGCTTGGGCGGCGGCAGGCTCGGGTCCCTCACCACGATCGacaccgcccccgccgccgcgtgcggGCTCCTCTCCCCGCCGCATTGCGCCCGCACGGCGCCCATCTCCGCCGCCAGCCGCTCGGTCACCGCCGGGATGGCCGGGTACGACACCACGCCGCCGTGCTGCACGTAGCCCGGCACGATCTTGACGAACTCCTTGCGCCGGTAGCCGACGCCCGTGACGAGCGACAGGAAGCGCGACGCGCCGGCGGGGGCCGCGTCGCCGAAGAGGCCGATGGTGATGCGgcccgccggctcgccgccgatgGACACGTCCAGGAAGGCCTTGGCGGTGACGGGCAGGTCGGCGATGcagggcgccgcggcggcggctgctgcttccTGCGCTCTGGATGGTGCGGGTGTGGCGCTGAGGATGGCCGGAGCGGCCGCGATGGCGAGCGCAGCGCGGCGACCGAGCTTGGGCGGTGGCGGCACCGGCGGGTGGTGGTTGTGCGGCTGAGGTGGCGTCGGCAGCGTGGGGTTGGAGGTGTGGAGAATCTGGTGCGACATTGCTGGCGAGACGAGAGGTGAGAGCTGCATCGCATCGCATCACATCGCAAGGATGGCGATTTGGCATATGCGTTGCGCTTGCGCAGTGTGGGTGGCGAGTGACGAGGCGTGGCTGGATTGGATAAGATAATCCATCTGCTTGCTACGTAGGACGACGTACCTGGGATTTTCTGCAACTTGACAAGATAATCAATCTACTGCTAAACATAATGGCTGAATGAACCAAACTGCCAAACGATTTATTTTGTACGAACagtttttatatagaagttgctatgagaaatcaaataaattcatttttcaagttctaaatgataaaattttaattaatcatatgct encodes the following:
- the LOC4326140 gene encoding peptidyl-prolyl cis-trans isomerase CYP26-2, chloroplastic, giving the protein MQLSPLVSPAMSHQILHTSNPTLPTPPQPHNHHPPVPPPPKLGRRAALAIAAAPAILSATPAPSRAQEAAAAAAAPCIADLPVTAKAFLDVSIGGEPAGRITIGLFGDAAPAGASRFLSLVTGVGYRRKEFVKIVPGYVQHGGVVSYPAIPAVTERLAAEMGAVRAQCGGERSPHAAAGAVSIVVRDPSLPPPKPKLVARGGKLEVDQEQVGVVPNGTEFVITTGDAPELDASALVVGRVVDGMDVLGKIAAVPTVKDNTASPYFRVAKLIGDKRAVVAERGFNRPYTKILITNCGVIEQQQEQ